Proteins encoded together in one Kitasatospora albolonga window:
- a CDS encoding SAM-dependent methyltransferase yields the protein MSQEIHGTYTEEPDEPEATRRVADEAESSRASRGWWDRNADEYQSDHGSFLGDDRFVWGPEGLDEAEAGLLGPAASLKGLDVLEIGAGAAQCSRWLAGQGARPVALDLSHRQLQHALRIGGDLPLVEADAGRLPFRDGSFDLACSAYGAVPFVADPVQVFREVHRVLRPGGRWVFSVTHPIRWAFPDEPGPEGLSVAASYFDRVPYVEQDEDGNAVYVEHHRTLGDRVRDVVAGGFRLVDLVEPEWPEWNNQEWGGWSPLRGNLIPGTAIFVCERD from the coding sequence ATGAGCCAAGAGATCCACGGGACCTACACAGAGGAACCCGACGAACCCGAAGCGACCCGGCGGGTGGCGGACGAGGCCGAGAGCAGCCGGGCCAGCCGGGGGTGGTGGGACCGCAACGCCGACGAATACCAGAGCGATCACGGCTCCTTCCTCGGGGACGACCGCTTCGTCTGGGGCCCGGAAGGGCTGGACGAGGCCGAGGCCGGCCTCCTGGGGCCCGCCGCTTCCCTCAAGGGCCTCGACGTCCTGGAGATCGGCGCCGGGGCCGCCCAGTGCTCGCGCTGGCTGGCCGGGCAGGGCGCCCGCCCGGTGGCGCTCGACCTCTCCCACCGCCAGCTCCAGCACGCCCTGCGCATCGGCGGGGACCTCCCGCTGGTGGAGGCGGACGCGGGCCGGCTCCCCTTCCGGGACGGCTCCTTCGACCTGGCCTGTTCCGCGTACGGGGCGGTGCCCTTCGTCGCCGACCCCGTCCAGGTCTTCCGCGAGGTCCACCGCGTGCTGCGGCCCGGCGGGCGCTGGGTCTTCTCCGTGACGCACCCGATCCGCTGGGCGTTCCCCGACGAACCGGGACCCGAGGGCCTCTCCGTCGCCGCCTCCTACTTCGACCGCGTCCCCTACGTCGAGCAGGACGAGGACGGCAACGCGGTCTATGTGGAACACCACCGCACGCTCGGTGACCGGGTGCGGGACGTGGTGGCGGGCGGGTTCCGGCTGGTCGACCTCGTCGAACCGGAATGGCCGGAATGGAACAACCAGGAGTGGGGAGGCTGGTCCCCGCTGCGGGGCAACCTGATCCCGGGCACGGCGATCTTCGTGTGCGAGCGGGACTGA
- a CDS encoding 30S ribosomal protein S1, protein MTSSTETTATTPQVAVNDIGDADAFLAAIDETIKYFNDGDIVDGVIVKVDRDEVLLDIGYKTEGVIPSRELSIKHDVDPNEVVKVGDEIEALVLQKEDKEGRLILSKKRAQYERAWGTIEKIKEEDGIVTGTVIEVVKGGLILDIGLRGFLPASLVEMRRVRDLQPYVGKELEAKIIELDKNRNNVVLSRRAWLEQTQSEVRQTFLTTLQKGQVRSGVVSSIVNFGAFVDLGGVDGLVHVSELSWKHIDHPSEVVEVGQEVTVEVLDVDMDRERVSLSLKATQEDPWQQFARTHQIGQVVPGKVTKLVPFGAFVRVDEGIEGLVHISELAERHVEIPEQVVQVNDEIFVKVIDIDLERRRISLSLKQANESFGGDPASVEFDPTLYGMAASYDDQGNYIYPEGFDPETNDWLEGFEAQREVWETQYAEAQQRFEQHQAQVIKSREADEAAAAEGAAAPAGAAPAASGGSGGGSYSSESADNSGALASDEALAALREKLAGGQS, encoded by the coding sequence ATGACGAGCAGCACCGAGACCACCGCCACCACTCCGCAGGTTGCGGTCAACGACATCGGCGACGCGGACGCGTTCCTCGCGGCGATCGACGAGACGATCAAGTACTTCAACGACGGCGACATCGTTGACGGTGTCATCGTCAAGGTTGACCGGGACGAGGTTCTCCTCGACATCGGTTACAAGACCGAAGGTGTCATCCCGAGCCGCGAGCTCTCGATCAAGCACGACGTCGACCCGAACGAGGTCGTCAAGGTCGGCGACGAGATCGAGGCCCTGGTTCTCCAGAAGGAGGACAAGGAAGGCCGCCTGATCCTCTCGAAGAAGCGCGCTCAGTACGAGCGTGCCTGGGGCACCATCGAGAAGATCAAGGAAGAGGACGGCATCGTCACCGGTACCGTCATCGAGGTCGTCAAGGGTGGTCTCATCCTCGACATCGGCCTCCGCGGCTTCCTCCCGGCGTCGCTCGTCGAGATGCGTCGTGTCCGCGACCTCCAGCCCTACGTGGGCAAGGAGCTCGAGGCGAAGATCATCGAGCTGGACAAGAACCGCAACAACGTGGTCCTGTCCCGCCGCGCCTGGCTCGAGCAGACCCAGTCCGAGGTGCGCCAGACGTTCCTCACCACCCTCCAGAAGGGTCAGGTCCGCTCCGGCGTCGTCTCCTCGATCGTCAACTTCGGTGCCTTCGTGGACCTGGGCGGCGTCGACGGTCTCGTGCACGTCTCCGAGCTCTCCTGGAAGCACATCGACCACCCCTCCGAGGTTGTCGAGGTCGGTCAGGAAGTCACCGTCGAGGTCCTCGACGTCGACATGGACCGCGAGCGCGTCTCCCTGTCGCTCAAGGCGACGCAGGAAGACCCGTGGCAGCAGTTCGCCCGGACGCACCAGATCGGTCAGGTCGTCCCGGGTAAGGTCACCAAGCTCGTTCCGTTCGGTGCGTTCGTCCGCGTCGACGAGGGCATCGAGGGTCTGGTCCACATCTCCGAGCTGGCCGAGCGTCACGTGGAGATCCCGGAGCAGGTCGTCCAGGTCAACGACGAGATCTTCGTCAAGGTCATCGACATCGACCTCGAGCGCCGCCGCATCAGCCTCTCGCTGAAGCAGGCCAACGAGTCCTTCGGTGGCGACCCGGCCTCGGTCGAGTTCGACCCGACGCTGTACGGCATGGCCGCGTCGTACGACGACCAGGGCAACTACATCTACCCCGAGGGCTTCGACCCCGAGACCAACGACTGGCTCGAGGGCTTCGAGGCGCAGCGCGAGGTCTGGGAGACCCAGTACGCCGAGGCGCAGCAGCGCTTCGAGCAGCACCAGGCCCAGGTCATCAAGAGCCGCGAGGCCGACGAGGCCGCCGCTGCCGAGGGCGCTGCCGCCCCGGCCGGCGCCGCTCCGGCCGCCTCGGGCGGCTCCGGTGGCGGTTCGTACTCCTCGGAGTCGGCGGACAACTCCGGCGCCCTGGCGTCGGACGAGGCCCTTGCCGCCCTGCGCGAGAAGCTGGCGGGCGGCCAGAGCTGA